The Coregonus clupeaformis isolate EN_2021a chromosome 8, ASM2061545v1, whole genome shotgun sequence genome has a segment encoding these proteins:
- the LOC121571852 gene encoding lysine-specific histone demethylase 1B-like: MLTDAGGVAGGEGVDLRACGTIHRWACVTVGREARIVNGCVNNPIALMSEQLSIKMHKLGERCDLFQEGGRATDPAIDNCMDFNAILDMVSEWRKDKSQNQDTPLGGATHSVYEMSARSLDHNEFFAQFSGDHTLMAEGYSSVLNKLAEGLDIRIKSPVSHLRTMAMSQLSLLPPNVCTCSIPFTDLKGNYRYEKYGGGNYRLLKRCRQSYLIRWDSVDSTECSGDSPTDFTSEEYNYIQPSTS, from the exons ATGCTGACAGATGCAG GTGGTGTTGCTGGAGGCGAGGGAGTGGATTTGAGGGCGTGTGGCACGATACATCGCTGGGCGTGTGTCACTGTGGGTCGGGAGGCTCGGATTGTGAACGGCTGTGTGAACAACCCCATTGCACTGATGAGCGAGCAG CTGAGCATTAAGATGCACAAGCTTGGGGAGAGGTGTGACCTGTTCCAGGAGGGAGGCAGGGCCACAGACCCAGCCATCGACAACTGCATGGACTTCAACGCCATCCTGGATATGGTGTCAGAGTGGAGGAAGGACAAGTCTCAGAACCAGGACACCCCTCTGGGAGGTGCTACACATTCTGTATATGAGAT GTCGGCTCGATCCTTGGACCACAATGAGTTCTTTGCCCAGTTCTCAGGAGACCACACACTGATGGCAGAGGGCTACTCCTCTGTGCTTAACAAACTTGCTGAGGGCCTCGACATCCGCATTAAGAGCCCGGTGAGCCACTTAAGGACTATGGCTATgtcccaattatctctccttcctcccaacgtgtgcacttgttcaattcccttcactgatttgaaaggaaattacAGGTATgagaaatatggtggtggtaacTATCGACTACTCAAGAGATGTCGTCAAAGTTACCTCATCCGATGGGACTCAGTGGACAGCACAGAAT GTTCTGGTGATAGTCCCACTGACTTTACTTCAGAAGAATATAATTACATTCAACCCTCCACTTCCTGA
- the LOC121572872 gene encoding lysine-specific histone demethylase 1B-like: MKVLRELFKEQEFPEPVRYFVTWWSRDLWSQMSYSFVKTGGSREAYNIIAEDVQGKVFFAGEATNLFEWRPRSE; this comes from the exons ATGAAGGTCCTGCGTGAACTCTTCAAGGAGCAG GAGTTCCCAGAGCCAGTGAGGTACTTTGTGACGTGGTGGAGCAGAGACTTGTGGTCTCAGATGTCATACAGCTTTGTGAAGACTGGAGGCAGCAGGGAGGCCTATAACATCATCGCTGAAGATGTCCAAGGAAAAGTGTTCTTTGCTGGGGAG GCAACCAACCTATTTGAGTGGCGTCCGAGAAGCGAGTAA